The nucleotide sequence ATCTTCGCGGCCATCTACCCTGCCGCTTCAGTCGCCTTGCAGAAGTACGACGCCGGCCAAGGTGCTGAAGGGCGCGCGATCCTGGACTCCACCCGTGAGCTCGGGAAGCACATCTTCAGCGCACCGACGTTCTACTACAAGACAGGCATCGCCTTCATGTCGTGGCTCAACGGCAAGCAGCCCGGCTTCCAGATGGTCGGCGGCCTGCACTCGGGCCGTTCCGTCCTGCATCTGGCCAAGACCTTCGAACTGGCCGACCAGGCGGGGCTGTTGAAGGACCCCTCGCTGGCGGCATTCCGGATGTCCGACTTCCTGCGGATCAACGGGGTGGGCGCATGAGCGACTTCTCACGACTATCCCTGAACAGTGCAACCACCAAGAAGTGGACCCTGGCCGAAGCTGTGGATGGTTGCGCCCGCGCCGGCATCCCCGCGATCGGTCCGTGGCGTGACCGCGTGGCCGAGGCTGGCTTGGACAAGGCTGCCAAGCTCATCAAGGACGCCGGCCTCCGGGTGTCCTCGTTGTGCCGGGGTGGCTTCCTGACCGCCGCCGACCCAGAGGGCCAGGCAGCCGCACTCGCTGACAACTTCGAGGCCGTCCGGGAGGCCGTTGCCCTGGACACCCAGGAGTTGTTCCTGGTGGTTGGCGGACTCGCTCCCGGCGAGAAAGACGTCGTCGCTGCCCGCCAGCGCGTCGCCGACCGCCTTGAGGAACTGGTTCCTTTCGCCTCCGAAAACGGTGTCCGGTTGGTACTGGAACCCCTGCACCCGATGTACGCCGCTGACCGCGCACTCATCTCCACCCTTGGCCAGGCACTGGACCTCGCCGCGCCGTACGACGCGAAAGCGGTCGGCGTCGCCGTCGACACCTTCCACGTCTGGTGGGATCCGGAACTGAAGGCGCAGATCGACCGCGCCGGGCGCGAAAGCCGCATCGCCTCTTACCAGGTGTGCGACTTCAACCTGCCGATCGCTGCGGATGCGCTGTTGTCCCGCGGCATGATGGGCGACGGCGTCATCGACTTCGCCACCATCGGCACCTGGGTCAGGGACGCCGGCTACAAGGGCGACATCGAAGTTGAGATCTTCAACCAGGAAATCTGGGATGCCGATGGGGACATCACCCTGGAAACCATGAAGCAGCGCTACGCGGAGCTCGTCCTCCCCTACGCGTAACCACGTGATCCTCCCGCGGATGCCCTAAGCTCCGCGGGAGGACCACTCCAAAAACGAGCGGGCTCCTGCCAAGGTCACGGCAGGGGCCCGCTTTTTTGCACGGCAGGGTGGTGAAGGCCGGCGGAAAAAGCCCGATCCCTCAACCGGTTTCCACGCGGGTCTTCCGCAACCCGATCAAGGTGACCGAACCGCCGTCGTGCCCTTGCAGTTCGAGCCTGATGTTCGGCGAATCCTCCTGCGGTTCCACTGTGCTGACCTGGAAGACTTCACCGCCGATCCGCAAGCGGTCGCCGCTCTTGACGGCCTTGAGCTTCTTGTCCTTGCCCGGGGTCATGGTCGCTCCCACTATTTGTCTTTCCTGGCGTCATCGCCGTGGGTTTCGCGGAGCTCCTCGCCGCGTCGCACCACTTCCTCTTCCTTTTCCTGCTGCTTGTCGCTGCGCTTGGTATCACGCGGAGGCAGCTGGAGGCTTTCCTCTGCTTCAATGCCGCCTTGGAGTTGGCGCCCGCGTTCCATTTCGGCATCGAACTCGGCACCGAACAGCAACGACATGTTCAGGATCCACAGCCACAGCAGCATGATGATGACGCCGGCCAAGGCGCCGTAGGTCTTGTTGTAGTTGCTGAAGTTGGCCACGTAGAAACCGAAGCCCAGCGATGCCAGGGCGAAAATGACCAGCGCGATGAGCGAACCCATGCTCATCCAGCGGAACTTGGGTTGCTTGACGTTGGGGGTGAAGTAGTAGAGGACAGCAATGATGGCCACCACGATCACGATGAGTACGGGCCACTTGGCAATGTTCCACACGGTCAGGAAAGCCTCGGACAAGCCGATTGCCCCACCGATGGCCTCCGCCACCGGGCCGCTGAGGACTAGCATGGCAGCCACCAGCGCAGCGCCCAACACAGCCACGATGGTGACGGCGAGCATGGTGCCGCGCAACTTCACGAAACCGCGGCCTTCGTCCACTTCATAGACGCGGTTCATTGCCCGGCTGAAGGCCGTGGTGTATCCGGAGGCGGACCAGAGGGCCACCAGGATGCCGAAGACCAGGGCGAAACCTGCTGCGTTGGAGCGGGTGAGCTCCTCAATGGGCTGGCGCATGGCGTCGACACCCGGACCCGGCGCGAATTGCTGGACGATATCAAGAATGGCCGAGGTGGTCTTGCCGGCATCGCCAAAGAGCCCCAGCAGGGAAACCAACGCCAGGAGCGCGGGGAAGAGGGAGAGCACAGCGTAGTAGGTCAGGCCGGCAGCCGCGTCCGGGCACTGGTCCTTGCTGAACTCCCGCAGAGTGCGCTTGGCGATGTAGGTCCACGTGGGCTTGGCGAGGTCGTTGGGACTGTCCGGCTTCCGCGAGTCTTCCGGAGAGGGCGCGGTCCTCGCTTTGCTGGTGCTGGTGTGGGCTGAGTCTTGTGTGGTCATGGGGCACTCGTCCGTGGGTAGTTTGCGCGAACAGCTGACCCATCAATAGTAAGCATACTGATGATTGCTATGGAAGAACCCCGCCGGACTTAGCGGCGATTCAGGCCAGTTTGCTCGCCAGCAGGAACTCGAAAGGTGACTCTATGACAGAGCGGATAACTTGGCCCGCGGCCCCAAGGAGTGTCCCGGAGTGCTCCAAACGGGAGACTGTCAGGTTCTCCGGAGCCAGCAACCCCGGCGCGTAGCGCTCCAGGCTTTCCAGCAGTGACGGCCGGATCCACTCCCCCAGTACGGCGAAATGCCCGCCAAGGACCACAGCTTCAATGTCCATCAACCTCGAGGCCGAGGCGAGGGCGACGCCCAGGGAGCGACCGGCGTCGTGAACCGCCTTTGCGGCCGCGGGTTCCTGCGCAGCCAGAGCCGCCAGCAGCAGCCCGGTCCGCTCGCCCAGTGTGCCTTCGGCGACGCCCGCGGCCTCGAATATAGCCTCCTGGCCCGCGAACGTCTCCAGACAACCCCACCCGCCACAGGAGCAGTGAGGGCCTTCCGGATGCACCACGATATGGCCCAGCTCGCCGGCAGACCCACCTGGGCCCGTATACAGCTCAGATCCGATGATGATGCCGCCACCGACGCCCACCTCACCTGAAACGTAGAGGAAGTCGGGCCGCCCGCCGCCATACCAAAGCTCACCGAGGGCAGCACTGTTGGCCTCGTTGGACAGCCTGACGCCAAGCGGCGCACCCTCCAGCAGCGATTGCGGATGCAGCTGCTCGTCCTCCCAATGAAGGTTGGGGGCGGACAGCACTGTATCGCCCTTCCCGTTCACCAGCCCGGGCACGGCCAGGCCACCGCCCAGGATGGCAATGTCCTCTGCCGCCGCCGCGGCCTTCGCTTCGGCAGCCAAGCCTGCAAGCTGTTTCATGACCTGCGCTGGCGGCATCCCGCGGTTCCGGGACTCGACGGCCGAATGGAAACGAAGGTTTCCGGCAAGGTCCACCAGGCCCACGGCAAGGTAATCAACGTTGATCTCCATGCCCACAACGCCGCGTCGGGAGTTAAGCTCCAGGCCCTGGCCGGGCCGCCCCCGCTCCCCGTCGCGGTACAGACCTACCTCGGATACCAAGCCGGACTCCACGAGGTCGGCCACCAGGCTGGATACCGCGGCCTTGGTGAGCCCGGTGCCGGCGGCGAGCTGCGCGCGGCTGGGCTTGGTGTCGACGGTTTTGGCGATCGAATCCAGCACCAATGAGAGGTTTCGACGGCGGACGTCACCCACGCGTCCGGGCGCGGTTGGCTCATTCATCAGCAGGGACCTCCTCGCAGATTCAAAAATTCTTGTGGACTTCCATTGACCATGATCCATCATGGCCCATATAGTTCAGATTGAAAACTAATTGGAATGTCTTTTTCCACCTCATTCCCATTGCCTTGCAAAGGAGCAATCATGACCCCGCAGCCCACCCCTGCAGACAAGTTCACCTTCGGCCTCTGGACCGTCGGTTGGACCGGCGCCGATCCCTTCGGCGTGGCAACCCGCCAGGCTCTGGATCCCGTGGAAGCCGTTCACAAGCTCAGCGAACTCGGCGCCTACGGCATCACTTTCCACGACAACGACCTCATTCCTTTCGATGCGAGCGCCTCCGAGCGCGATCTCATCCTTAAGAACTTCAAGGCAGCCCTGGCCGAGACCGGCCTGAAGACGCCCATGGTTACCACCAACCTCTTCAGCCACCCGGTCTTCAAGGACGGCGGCTTCACCTCCAACGACCGCTCCATCCGTCGCTTCGCCCTGAGCAAGATCCTCCGCAACATCGACCTCGCCGCTGAACTTGGCGCAGAGACCTTCGTGATGTGGGGCGGCCGCGAAGGCAGCGAATATGACGGTTCCAAGGACCTCTCCGCAGCGCTTGACCGCATGAAGGAAGGCGTGGATACCGCCGCCGGGTACATCAAGGAGAAGGGTTACGGCCTGCGGATCGCCCTGGAACCGAAGCCGAACGAACCCCGCGGTGACATCTTCCTCCCCACCGTCGGCCACGGCCTGGCGTTCATCGCGCAGCTGGAACACGGCGACATCGTGGGCCTCAACCCGGAAACGGGCCACGAGCAGATGGCCGGGCTGAACTTCACCCACGGCATCGCCCAGGCACTGTGGGCTGACAAGCTCTTCCACATCGACCTCAACGGCCAGCGCGGCATCAAGTACGACCAGGACCTCGTCTTCGGACACGGCGATCTCACCAGCGCGTTCTTCACCGTCGATCTCCTGGAGAACGGCTTCCCCAACGGCGGACCGAAGTACACCGGCCCCCGCCACTTCGACTACAAGCCTTCCCGCACCGACGGCTACGACGGTGTCTGGGAATCGGCCAAGTCCAACATGTCCATGTACCTGCTGCTGAAGGAACGCGCACTGGCCTTCCGCGCAGATCCCGAAGTCCAGGAAGCACTGACAACCTCGGGCGTGTTCGAACTCGGCGAAAGCACGCTGGGCGCCGGCGAAAGCACTGCGGACCTGCTTGCTGACGCCAGCGCATTCGACACGTTCGACGCCGACAAAGCCGCCGAACGCTCGTTCGCTTTCGTCCGCCTCAACCAGCTGGCCATCGAGCACCTCCTCGGCGCCCGCTAAACCTCTCCAACCCACCGCAACCCCGCCGCCGGGCTTGTTCCAGGATTTCCTGGGCAAGCCCGGCGCGGTTCGCCAAAGGAACAACGCATGCCTCTCGTAGCCGGGATCGACAGCTCCACCCAGTCCTGCAAAGTGGTCATCCGGGACTCAGCCACCGGCGCCCTGGTCCGCCAGGGCCGGGCTTCCCACCCTGACGG is from Paenarthrobacter nicotinovorans and encodes:
- a CDS encoding sugar phosphate isomerase/epimerase family protein, coding for MSDFSRLSLNSATTKKWTLAEAVDGCARAGIPAIGPWRDRVAEAGLDKAAKLIKDAGLRVSSLCRGGFLTAADPEGQAAALADNFEAVREAVALDTQELFLVVGGLAPGEKDVVAARQRVADRLEELVPFASENGVRLVLEPLHPMYAADRALISTLGQALDLAAPYDAKAVGVAVDTFHVWWDPELKAQIDRAGRESRIASYQVCDFNLPIAADALLSRGMMGDGVIDFATIGTWVRDAGYKGDIEVEIFNQEIWDADGDITLETMKQRYAELVLPYA
- a CDS encoding YihY/virulence factor BrkB family protein, yielding MTTQDSAHTSTSKARTAPSPEDSRKPDSPNDLAKPTWTYIAKRTLREFSKDQCPDAAAGLTYYAVLSLFPALLALVSLLGLFGDAGKTTSAILDIVQQFAPGPGVDAMRQPIEELTRSNAAGFALVFGILVALWSASGYTTAFSRAMNRVYEVDEGRGFVKLRGTMLAVTIVAVLGAALVAAMLVLSGPVAEAIGGAIGLSEAFLTVWNIAKWPVLIVIVVAIIAVLYYFTPNVKQPKFRWMSMGSLIALVIFALASLGFGFYVANFSNYNKTYGALAGVIIMLLWLWILNMSLLFGAEFDAEMERGRQLQGGIEAEESLQLPPRDTKRSDKQQEKEEEVVRRGEELRETHGDDARKDK
- a CDS encoding ROK family transcriptional regulator: MNEPTAPGRVGDVRRRNLSLVLDSIAKTVDTKPSRAQLAAGTGLTKAAVSSLVADLVESGLVSEVGLYRDGERGRPGQGLELNSRRGVVGMEINVDYLAVGLVDLAGNLRFHSAVESRNRGMPPAQVMKQLAGLAAEAKAAAAAEDIAILGGGLAVPGLVNGKGDTVLSAPNLHWEDEQLHPQSLLEGAPLGVRLSNEANSAALGELWYGGGRPDFLYVSGEVGVGGGIIIGSELYTGPGGSAGELGHIVVHPEGPHCSCGGWGCLETFAGQEAIFEAAGVAEGTLGERTGLLLAALAAQEPAAAKAVHDAGRSLGVALASASRLMDIEAVVLGGHFAVLGEWIRPSLLESLERYAPGLLAPENLTVSRLEHSGTLLGAAGQVIRSVIESPFEFLLASKLA
- the xylA gene encoding xylose isomerase, encoding MTPQPTPADKFTFGLWTVGWTGADPFGVATRQALDPVEAVHKLSELGAYGITFHDNDLIPFDASASERDLILKNFKAALAETGLKTPMVTTNLFSHPVFKDGGFTSNDRSIRRFALSKILRNIDLAAELGAETFVMWGGREGSEYDGSKDLSAALDRMKEGVDTAAGYIKEKGYGLRIALEPKPNEPRGDIFLPTVGHGLAFIAQLEHGDIVGLNPETGHEQMAGLNFTHGIAQALWADKLFHIDLNGQRGIKYDQDLVFGHGDLTSAFFTVDLLENGFPNGGPKYTGPRHFDYKPSRTDGYDGVWESAKSNMSMYLLLKERALAFRADPEVQEALTTSGVFELGESTLGAGESTADLLADASAFDTFDADKAAERSFAFVRLNQLAIEHLLGAR